Proteins encoded in a region of the Magallana gigas chromosome 8, xbMagGiga1.1, whole genome shotgun sequence genome:
- the LOC105326091 gene encoding uncharacterized protein isoform X1 yields the protein MESWWKCALVGLVFLIRQGLCSSSASELAALQKEYGEWRLQRSPEYTTTIGLYKYNDQVENYAYSGFEEEYNKCFSLLSRLKQNVNYNQLEAKEKIDYDVFNDSLSTIVQGNDWKDYNALNPIHFLEGPQIDPTYLPKITPFDTVGNYENYIRRLELHPTQIDDMIGRFNKSIEKGHTYHRVSVSRVPGQIEKLLTSYNTTTFPYYKPLLDQLSELQTITDSKKTDLREKAKSAVEKIIQKLSELKQYLENVYFNHLRAGLGVNSWDNGAAFYRACLRWHLSLDMTPEEVHNKGLQEVERISSEMKKVMAKLNHQGSVKEFFDNIRSDPSFYLQTGDEIVQWYSDAIKNDIEPKLSAYFKDLPNLPVNVEPNPNDGVSGQYIPGPPDGSRPGVFQVNVHRPNQSVKIDFMALLIHETLPGHHLQAGIQLTAEIPGYRRYVLDDKYFQPPFLPPFYTAYIEGWALYAEYLGEEMKLYKTDYDLMGRYGSEIFRACRLVVDTGLHHYNWTREKAIEYMLNYTAFSEEMIAIEIDRYITWPGQACAYKIGELKIKELRKKAEDELGSKFDIREFHASVLKVGSLPLHVLEKIVNQWIVETKNKAAESSQTCTSNGANTNTYTSWISLAVIGLTFILQLT from the exons ATGGAGTCGTGGTGGAAATGCGCTTTGGTTGGCCTTGTGTTTCTGATTAGACAAG GTTTATGTTCGTCTTCTGCATCTGAACTCGCTGCTCTGCAGAAGGAATACGGGGAATGGAGACTTCAGCGCTCCCCGGAATACACCACCACTATTGGTCTCTACAAGTATAACGACCAAGTGGAGAACTATGCTTATTCTGGATTTGAGGAGGAATAT aacaaATGTTTTAGTTTACTAAGTCGATTGAAACAGAACGTCAATTACAACCAACTTGAAGCAAAAGAGAAGATAGATTATGATGTCTTTAACGATTCACTGTCAACGATTGTTCAAGGCAATGATTGGAAAGA TTACAACGCCCTTAACCCAATTCACTTTCTGGAGGGTCCACAAATCGACCCCACGTACCTCCCCAAAATAACGCCTTTTGATACAGTCGGTAACTATGAGAACTACATCAGAAGATTAGAACTACATCCTACTCAG ATTGATGATATGATAGGGAGATTCAATAAATCAATAGAGAAAGGCCACACTTACCATAGAGTGTCAGTG AGCAGAGTTCCTGGACAAATTGAAAAGTTACTAACTAGCTACAATACAACAACCTTTCCATATTACAAGCCATTGCTGGATCAATTGTCGGAATTGCAAACTATTACCGATTCTAAAAA AACAGACCTTCGAGAAAAGGCAAAATCAGCTGTTGAGAAAATCATCCAGAAACTATCAGAATTAAAGCAGTATCTTGAAAAT GTTTACTTCAATCATCTAAGAGCCGGTTTAGGAGTAAATAGCTGGGATAATGGAGCAGCATTTTACAGAGCATGTCTGCGATGGCATCTTTCTTTGGATATGACACCTGAAGAAGTCCACAACAAAGGTCTTCAAGAAGTAGAAAGAATATCATCGgaaatgaaaaaa gTTATGGCAAAACTCAACCATCAGGGATCCGTGAAAGAGTTTTTTGATAACATCAGAAGTGACCCTTCTTTTTATTTGCAGACTGGT GATGAAATTGTGCAGTGGTACAGTGACgctattaaaaatgatattgaacCAAAATTATCAGCATATTTTAAAGATCTACCAAATTTGCCTGTTAA TGTGGAACCAAATCCTAATGATGGCGTTTCCGGTCAGTACATACCAGGTCCGCCAGATGGCTCTCGACCGGGAGTTTTTCAAGTGAACGTCCATCGTCCAAACCAATC CGTAAAAATTGACTTCATGGCTTTACTTATTCATGAAACACTTCCTGGTCATCATTTGCAG GCAGGTATACAGCTAACTGCAGAGATTCCGGGCTATCGTAGATATGTCCTCgatgataaatattttcagcCACCATTTCTTCCTCCATTTTATACTGCTTATATTGAG GGTTGGGCATTATATGCAGAGTATTTAGGAGAAGAGATGAAACTGTACAAGACAGATTATGATTT AATGGGAAGATATGGATCTGAAATATTCCGAGCCTGTCGTTTAGTGGTTGATACTGGCTTGCATCACTATAA ctGGACAAGAGAAAAAGCTATAGAATATATGCTGAATTATACTGCATTTAGTGAAGAAATGATTGCCATCGAAATTGACCGTTATATCACATGGCCGGGTCAAGCGTGTGCATACAAGATCGGTGAACTAAAAATTAAAGAACTGCGTAAAAAGGCTGAGGATGAATTGG gttcaaaatttgatatcagAGAATTCCATGCTTCTGTTCTTAAAGTCGGATCTCTACCGTTACACGTCCTTGAAAAGATTGTGAACCAATGGATTGTAGAAACAAAGAATAAGGCAGCAGAATCGTCTCAAACATGCACTTCTAATGGTgcaaatacaaatacatatacCAGCTGGATAAGTCTTGCCGTCATCGGGTTGACTTTCATTTTGCAACTAACCTAA
- the LOC105326092 gene encoding uncharacterized protein yields the protein MSSTIESHFPKTWCLLCCVLGLLLFKNVEAETIQTIQKEYFSWRMENEPEYGTYLGRYSFNDRVYSYNISMFEVRRNKTQEFLNRLNAISSNITTSERINFLILKDTFETYINGSKWAWYGALNPMNFLEGAQLYTSAVKASTNSRGDFENYIARLNAIPHQLEEIKQSFREAIRLNRTYHNVSIVSVPAMIDQLIVDPLQSRFYSPFNNSLSNAANIPESEKSGIRERGLQAVNMTIEAYRSLKDFIINEYFPKTRTQYGVNSLQNGSEYYRACLKWHLSFDMSPEEVHRVGEQEVERIHQEMKMTMRRLNHNGTVKEFFNSLVNNSNFYSNDSDKIIDEYKKIVFERINPKLPEFFKDIPDVPLEIRKMSYDGPGGGYSSATEEYPGVFSINLFRPLENPFFDFMALSLHEANPGHHLQHSYAMLADLPDYRRHTPLSFYDVPVWFPWYSAYSEGWALYSEYLGVEMGLYQDDYELMGRYSAEILRACRLVVDTGLHYYNWDKQRAIDYMLNYTAYSFEATEIEVNRYITWPGQACAYKIGEIKMKELRKKAETELGTGFDIRDFHSLILTNGAVPMSVLEMLVNEWIKEVKTRPALSGGSLVTGSHKWQIFSLLFLFIILQ from the exons TGGAGGCAGAAACAATTCAGACTATTCAGAAGGAATACTTCTCGTGGCGAATGGAAAATGAACCAGAATATGGGACCTATTTAGGGAGATATTCCTTCAATGACCGTGTATATTCCTATAACATATCGATGTTTGAAGTCAGAAGG AACAAAACGCAAGAATTTCTGAACCGATTAAACGCCATAAGTTCCAACATTACAACTTCAGAGAGAATCAATTTTCTCATTCTCAAAGACACATTTGAGACGTACATCAATGGATCCAAATGGGCTTg GTACGGGGCACTTAATCCAATGAACTTTCTAGAAGGAGCACAGTTATATACAAGTGCTGTTAAAGCGTCGACCAACTCCAGAGGGGATTTTGAAAACTATATTGCTAGACTTAATGCCATCCCGCATCAG ctggaagaaataaaacaaagtttCCGGGAGGCTATCAGATTGAACAGAACATATCATAATGTTTCAATA GTTAGCGTTCCGGCTATGATAGATCAGCTTATAGTGGATCCACTGCAATCTCGTTTTTACTCTCCATTCAACAACTCCTTGTCAAATGCTGCTAATATACCAGAATCTGAAAA ATCAGGAATAAGAGAAAGGGGACTTCAAGCTGTAAACATGACAATTGAAGCATACAGAAGTCTTAAAGATTTCATCATCAAT GAATACTTTCCCAAAACGAGGACACAGTATGGTGTCAACAGTTTGCAAAATGGATCAGAGTACTATCGAGCTTGCTTAAAGTGGCACCTGTCTTTTGATATGAGCCCTGAAGAAGTTCATAGAGTTGGAGAGCAAGAAGTTGAAAGGATTcaccaagaaatgaaaatg actaTGAGAAGGCTAAATCATAACGGAACggttaaagaattttttaacagCCTTGTGAACAACTCCAACTTTTATTCTAACGATTCT gacaaaattattgatgagtaCAAAAAAATTGTGTTCGAAAGAATCAACCCAAAGTTACCGGAGTTTTTTAAGGACATACCAGATGTACCTTTAGA AATAAGGAAGATGAGTTACGATGGACCAGGAGGAGGCTACTCTTCTGCAACAGAGGAATATCCAGGTGTTTTCTCCATCAATCTTTTCCGACCATTAGAAAA TCCCTTTTTTGACTTTATGGCACTGAGTCTGCACGAAGCAAATCCAGGTCATCATTTACAG CACAGTTACGCTATGCTGGCAGATCTTCCAGACTACCGACGACACACACCTTTGTCCTTTTATGACGTTCCTGTGTGGTTTCCATGGTACTCTGCTTACTCTGAG ggaTGGGCACTATATTCTGAGTATCTTGGAGTAGAAATGGGACTATACCAGGATGATTATGAGTT AATGGGTCGCTATAGCGCTGAGATACTTCGAGCCTGTAGACTTGTGGTTGACACGGGATTACATTACTACAA TTGGGATAAGCAGAGAGCAATTGATTACATGTTAAATTACACCGCGTACTCCTTTGAAGCTACCGAAATAGAGGTTAACAGGTATATCACGTGGCCAGGTCAAGCTTGCGCGTATAAAATTGGAGAAATTAAGATGAAGGAACTTCGGAAAAAGGCAGAAACAGAATTAG GTACAGGTTTCGACATCCGCGATTTTCACTCACTGATTCTTACTAACGGTGCTGTACCCATGTCCGTTTTAGAAATGTTAGTAAATGAATGGATCAAGGAAGTCAAAACAAGACCTGCCCTATCTGGGGGTTCTCTTGTCACTGGAAGTCATAAATGGCAGATTTTCTCACTCCTTTTTCTCTTTATTATACTTCAGTGA
- the LOC105326099 gene encoding uncharacterized protein, which translates to MKWWWKCALVGLVFLIRQGSCLSSELAALQKEYGEWRLQRSPEYATTIGVYKHNDQVENYAYSGFVEEYNKCFGLLTRLKEQVNYNQLDAKERIDYDIFNNTLTMIVEGNNWKDYSALNPVNFLEGPQIDPTYFPKITPFDTVGDYENYIRRLELHPGQIDDMIGRFNKSIEKGHTYHRVSVNKVPGQLEKLLTSYNTTTFPYYKPLLDQLSKLQTITDSKKTEFRERAKSAVEKIIRKLSDLKWYLENVYYNHLRTGFGVSSWDNGAAFYRACLQWHLSLDITPEEVHNKGLQEVERISSEMKKVMAKLNHQGSVKEFFDNIRRNPSFYLQTGEEIVQWYKSAIKNEIEPKLSAYFKDLPNLPIDVEPNPIDGVSGQYIAGPPDGSRPGVFQVNVHRPNQSVKINFMALLLHETLPGHHLQISAASTVKNPNFRKYMTGYLFNVPMEAAFYTSYVEGWGLYAEYLGEEMKLYKTDYDLMGRYGFEIFRACRLVVDTGLHYYNWTREKAIEYMLNYTAFSEEMIAIEIDRYITWPGQACAYKIGELKIKELRKKAEDKLGSKFDIREFHATVLKAGYLPLHILEKNVNQWILETKNKAAESATKCASNGANTYTSWIGLTVIALILFMQ; encoded by the exons ATGAAGTGGTGGTGGAAGTGCGCTTTGGTTGGACTTGTGTTTCTGATTCGACAAG GTTCGTGTTTGTCTTCTGAACTCGCTGCTCTGCAGAAGGAATACGGGGAATGGAGACTTCAGCGCTCCCCGGAATACGCCACCACTATTGGTGTCTACAAGCACAACGACCAAGTGGAGAACTATGCTTATTCTGGATTTGTGGAGGAATAT AACAAATGTTTCGGTTTACTCACTCGATTGAAAGAGCAAGTTAATTACAACCAGCTTGATGCCAAAGAGAGGATAGATTATGACATCTTCAATAATACACTGACAATGATTGTTGAAGGCAATAATTGGAAAGA tTACAGTGCCCTGAACCCCGTTAACTTTCTGGAGGGTCCACAAATCGACCCCACATACTTTCCCAAAATTACACCTTTTGATACAGTTGGTGACTATGAAAACTACATCAGAAGATTAGAATTACATCCCGGTCAG ATAGACGATATGATAGGGcgatttaataaatcaatagaGAAGGGCCACACTTATCATAGAGTGTCAGTG AACAAAGTTCCTGGACAACTTGAAAAGTTATTGACTAGCTACAATACAACAACCTTTCCATATTACAAGCCATTGTTGGACCAGTTGTCAAAATTACAGACTATTACCGATTCCAAAAA AACAGAGTTTCGAGAAAGGGCAAAATCAGCTGTTGAGAAGATCATCAGGAAATTATCAGACTTAAAGTGGTATCTTGAAAAC GTTTACTATAATCATCTAAGAACTGGATTCGGAGTAAGTAGCTGGGATAATGGAGCAGCATTTTACAGAGCCTGTCTGCAATGGCATCTTTCATTGGATATCACACCTGAAGAAGTCCACAACAAAGGTCTACAGGAAGTAGAAAGAATCTCATCGgaaatgaaaaaa GTTATGGCAAAACTCAACCATCAGGGATCCGTGAAAGAGTTTTTTGATAACATCAGGAGAAATCCTTCTTTTTATTTGCAAACTGGT GAAGAAATAGTTCAGTGGTACAAAAGCGCTATTAAGAATGAAATTGAACCAAAGTTATCAGCATATTTTAAAGACCTACCAAATTTGCCTATCGA TGTTGAACCAAACCCTATAGATGGCGTTTCCGGTCAGTACATAGCGGGACCACCAGATGGCTCTCGACCGGGAGTTTTTCAAGTGAACGTCCATCGTCCAAACCAATC CGTAAAAATTAACTTTATGGCTCTACTTCTTCATGAAACACTTCCTGGTCATCATTTACAG ATTAGTGCTGCGTCGACTGTCAAAAATCCCAATTTTAGAAAATACATGACTGGATATCTATTCAATGTTCCTATGGAAGCCGCGTTCTATACTTCGTATGTGGAG GGCTGGGGATTATATGCAGAGTATTTAGGAGAAGAAATGAAACTGTACAAGACGGATTATGATTT AATGGGAAGATatggatttgaaatatttagagCCTGTCGTTTAGTGGTTGATACTGGCTTGCATTACTATAA ctGGACAAGAGAAAAGGCTATAGAATATATGCTGAACTATACTGCATTTAGTGAGGAAATGATTGCCATCGAAATTGACCGGTATATAACTTGGCCGGGTCAAGCGTGTGCATACAAGATCggtgaattgaaaataaaagaactACGTAAAAAGGCGGAGGATAAATTAG gttcaaaatttgatatcagAGAATTCCATGCTACTGTTCTAAAAGCCGGATACCTTCCTCTACATATCCTTGAAAAGAATGTAAACCAATGGATTTTGGAAACAAAAAATAAGGCAGCAGAATCAGCTACGAAGTGCGCTTCTAATGGTGCAAATACATATACCAGTTGGATAGGTCTTACTGTCATTGCATTGATTTTGTTTATGCAGTAA
- the LOC105326091 gene encoding uncharacterized protein isoform X2, with protein MESWWKCALVGLVFLIRQGLCSSSASELAALQKEYGEWRLQRSPEYTTTIGLYKYNDQVENYAYSGFEEEYNKCFSLLSRLKQNVNYNQLEAKEKIDYDVFNDSLSTIVQGNDWKDYNALNPIHFLEGPQIDPTYLPKITPFDTVGNYENYIRRLELHPTQIDDMIGRFNKSIEKGHTYHRVSVSRVPGQIEKLLTSYNTTTFPYYKPLLDQLSELQTITDSKKTDLREKAKSAVEKIIQKLSELKQYLENVYFNHLRAGLGVNSWDNGAAFYRACLRWHLSLDMTPEEVHNKGLQEVERISSEMKKVMAKLNHQGSVKEFFDNIRSDPSFYLQTGDEIVQWYSDAIKNDIEPKLSAYFKDLPNLPVNVEPNPNDGVSGQYIPGPPDGSRPGVFQVNVHRPNQSVKIDFMALLIHETLPGHHLQISVASTVKNPDFRKYMTGHFFNIPMEAAFYTSYVEGWALYAEYLGEEMKLYKTDYDLMGRYGSEIFRACRLVVDTGLHHYNWTREKAIEYMLNYTAFSEEMIAIEIDRYITWPGQACAYKIGELKIKELRKKAEDELGSKFDIREFHASVLKVGSLPLHVLEKIVNQWIVETKNKAAESSQTCTSNGANTNTYTSWISLAVIGLTFILQLT; from the exons ATGGAGTCGTGGTGGAAATGCGCTTTGGTTGGCCTTGTGTTTCTGATTAGACAAG GTTTATGTTCGTCTTCTGCATCTGAACTCGCTGCTCTGCAGAAGGAATACGGGGAATGGAGACTTCAGCGCTCCCCGGAATACACCACCACTATTGGTCTCTACAAGTATAACGACCAAGTGGAGAACTATGCTTATTCTGGATTTGAGGAGGAATAT aacaaATGTTTTAGTTTACTAAGTCGATTGAAACAGAACGTCAATTACAACCAACTTGAAGCAAAAGAGAAGATAGATTATGATGTCTTTAACGATTCACTGTCAACGATTGTTCAAGGCAATGATTGGAAAGA TTACAACGCCCTTAACCCAATTCACTTTCTGGAGGGTCCACAAATCGACCCCACGTACCTCCCCAAAATAACGCCTTTTGATACAGTCGGTAACTATGAGAACTACATCAGAAGATTAGAACTACATCCTACTCAG ATTGATGATATGATAGGGAGATTCAATAAATCAATAGAGAAAGGCCACACTTACCATAGAGTGTCAGTG AGCAGAGTTCCTGGACAAATTGAAAAGTTACTAACTAGCTACAATACAACAACCTTTCCATATTACAAGCCATTGCTGGATCAATTGTCGGAATTGCAAACTATTACCGATTCTAAAAA AACAGACCTTCGAGAAAAGGCAAAATCAGCTGTTGAGAAAATCATCCAGAAACTATCAGAATTAAAGCAGTATCTTGAAAAT GTTTACTTCAATCATCTAAGAGCCGGTTTAGGAGTAAATAGCTGGGATAATGGAGCAGCATTTTACAGAGCATGTCTGCGATGGCATCTTTCTTTGGATATGACACCTGAAGAAGTCCACAACAAAGGTCTTCAAGAAGTAGAAAGAATATCATCGgaaatgaaaaaa gTTATGGCAAAACTCAACCATCAGGGATCCGTGAAAGAGTTTTTTGATAACATCAGAAGTGACCCTTCTTTTTATTTGCAGACTGGT GATGAAATTGTGCAGTGGTACAGTGACgctattaaaaatgatattgaacCAAAATTATCAGCATATTTTAAAGATCTACCAAATTTGCCTGTTAA TGTGGAACCAAATCCTAATGATGGCGTTTCCGGTCAGTACATACCAGGTCCGCCAGATGGCTCTCGACCGGGAGTTTTTCAAGTGAACGTCCATCGTCCAAACCAATC CGTAAAAATTGACTTCATGGCTTTACTTATTCATGAAACACTTCCTGGTCATCATTTGCAG ATAAGTGTCGCGTCGACTGTCAAAAATCCcgattttagaaaatatatgaCTGGACATTTCTTCAATATTCCTATGGAAGCCGCGTTTTATACGTCGTATGTGGAG GGTTGGGCATTATATGCAGAGTATTTAGGAGAAGAGATGAAACTGTACAAGACAGATTATGATTT AATGGGAAGATATGGATCTGAAATATTCCGAGCCTGTCGTTTAGTGGTTGATACTGGCTTGCATCACTATAA ctGGACAAGAGAAAAAGCTATAGAATATATGCTGAATTATACTGCATTTAGTGAAGAAATGATTGCCATCGAAATTGACCGTTATATCACATGGCCGGGTCAAGCGTGTGCATACAAGATCGGTGAACTAAAAATTAAAGAACTGCGTAAAAAGGCTGAGGATGAATTGG gttcaaaatttgatatcagAGAATTCCATGCTTCTGTTCTTAAAGTCGGATCTCTACCGTTACACGTCCTTGAAAAGATTGTGAACCAATGGATTGTAGAAACAAAGAATAAGGCAGCAGAATCGTCTCAAACATGCACTTCTAATGGTgcaaatacaaatacatatacCAGCTGGATAAGTCTTGCCGTCATCGGGTTGACTTTCATTTTGCAACTAACCTAA